The following proteins are co-located in the Roseofilum capinflatum BLCC-M114 genome:
- a CDS encoding HNH endonuclease — MNSKQKHNKRAKLIEQFGSPTRCYWCGCILSREQITLDHLIPKKHGGSNSLENLRISCFSCNNQRGHSLFPPQSFRKKVR, encoded by the coding sequence ATGAATTCCAAACAAAAACATAATAAAAGAGCCAAACTCATTGAACAGTTTGGCTCTCCAACCCGGTGTTATTGGTGTGGATGCATTTTATCCCGCGAACAAATCACCCTCGATCACCTAATTCCCAAAAAACATGGAGGTTCTAACTCTTTAGAAAATCTGCGTATTTCCTGTTTTTCCTGCAATAATCAACGCGGACATAGCCTTTTTCCTCCCCAATCTTTTAGGAAGAAAGTGAGGTAA
- the rnc gene encoding ribonuclease III — protein MSSKQRKKQKSLEEYDSHFHKLLMFKDEKLLHRALTHRSYVNENPGAIGHNERLEFLGDAILTFISGQYLYQRYPEMGEDEMTRRRSALVDQKQLARFAVEVGIDLRMRLSQGLIKEGGYQNPNLLSSTFEAIVGAYYLDCDQNMEKVRPVIEELFDSVPQEEMIARSNIDSKNRLQELVQAKGAKTPPKYVTEKIGGMDHAPEFMSTVFISDKAWGRGKGRSKKDAEKEAATYALKKLKEKGII, from the coding sequence ATGAGTTCAAAACAAAGGAAAAAGCAAAAATCACTGGAAGAATATGATAGCCACTTTCACAAACTGTTGATGTTTAAGGATGAAAAACTTCTCCATCGTGCCTTAACCCATCGTTCTTATGTGAATGAAAATCCTGGAGCCATAGGACACAATGAACGCTTAGAATTTCTTGGTGATGCTATTTTGACCTTTATCAGTGGTCAATATCTCTATCAGCGCTATCCGGAAATGGGAGAAGATGAAATGACCAGACGGCGCTCTGCTTTAGTCGATCAAAAACAATTGGCTAGATTTGCGGTTGAAGTGGGTATAGATTTGAGAATGCGTCTAAGTCAAGGGTTAATCAAAGAAGGTGGGTATCAAAATCCAAATTTACTCAGTAGTACCTTTGAAGCTATTGTTGGGGCTTACTATTTAGATTGCGATCAAAATATGGAAAAAGTCCGTCCTGTAATAGAAGAACTATTCGATTCTGTGCCTCAAGAGGAAATGATTGCTCGTTCCAACATCGACTCAAAAAATCGATTGCAGGAATTAGTCCAAGCGAAGGGAGCCAAAACTCCTCCCAAATATGTGACTGAAAAAATCGGCGGTATGGATCATGCTCCAGAATTTATGTCTACAGTTTTTATTAGTGATAAAGCCTGGGGTAGAGGCAAAGGACGCAGTAAAAAAGATGCAGAAAAGGAAGCGGCGACTTATGCCCTAAAAAAGTTGAAGGAAAAGGGAATTATCTAA
- a CDS encoding transposase produces the protein MIDKYCDFYRNLFSDVRSYEAFKELHVGILSDIKRKTLPGIAQINGLKNAQGLYRFLTQSPWKVSELRERRIERLIKALKGSEYMVAIRSNHGVWLPPGARVRANRWRKFERIMSDEKKEIRYVREIIFGQRGKPTYWEVTTDPQTLPDNSTSFVMSNIPHLKYSNVGNIYGERTWVEYGFRQCKHELGWADFRLTHYPHIERWWEMICTAYLLVTLMAPPFISSASQPPTPSEEILIEASHQHPHWDSNKNWKSGLNNLRLLLLPLMCFNLILSWLEVFPIGHLSLGFPRLISLINLAGLALFPLSLEPDFLFFSA, from the coding sequence ATGATTGATAAATATTGCGATTTCTATAGAAATCTATTTTCAGATGTTAGAAGTTATGAGGCATTCAAGGAACTTCATGTAGGGATATTATCGGATATAAAACGAAAAACCTTACCAGGGATAGCTCAAATCAATGGATTAAAAAATGCTCAAGGATTGTATCGTTTTTTGACTCAATCACCTTGGAAAGTGTCAGAATTAAGAGAAAGAAGAATAGAGCGGTTAATTAAAGCATTGAAAGGGAGTGAGTATATGGTAGCTATACGAAGTAATCATGGGGTCTGGCTTCCTCCTGGAGCAAGGGTAAGAGCGAATCGATGGAGAAAATTCGAGCGCATTATGAGCGATGAAAAAAAAGAAATTCGCTACGTGCGAGAAATTATTTTTGGGCAACGAGGTAAGCCTACTTATTGGGAAGTGACAACAGATCCTCAGACCTTACCCGACAATTCTACCAGCTTTGTCATGAGTAATATTCCCCACTTGAAATACTCAAACGTGGGAAATATTTATGGAGAAAGAACTTGGGTTGAATATGGCTTTCGACAGTGTAAACATGAATTAGGGTGGGCCGATTTTCGCTTGACTCATTATCCTCACATTGAACGATGGTGGGAAATGATTTGTACGGCCTACTTGTTGGTTACATTGATGGCTCCTCCTTTCATTTCTTCTGCTTCACAACCACCAACTCCTTCCGAAGAAATTTTGATTGAAGCGAGTCATCAACATCCCCATTGGGACTCGAATAAAAACTGGAAGAGTGGCTTAAACAATCTCCGTCTACTTCTTCTTCCTTTGATGTGCTTTAACTTAATTCTCTCTTGGTTAGAGGTCTTTCCTATTGGTCACTTATCTTTGGGATTCCCACGATTAATTTCCTTGATTAATCTTGCTGGTCTTGCCCTCTTTCCTCTCTCCCTTGAGCCTGATTTCTTATTTTTCTCTGCCTAG